A genomic window from Chitinophaga pollutisoli includes:
- a CDS encoding TonB-dependent receptor, whose product MNAKIFLMLLMCMVLIRTTYAQTQPSQGQTRTITGKITDMEGEPLPGVTIVLKGGTTNAMTNDEGVYSIRIASSAEAVLVFSFIGYHTKEARLAPTATVYNTKLEPSVKGLNDVVVIGYGTVKRKDLTGSVGEVKIEDLQKAPVASFEQALAGRVAGVQVSAADGQPGQGMQIVIRGNNSVTQDNSPLYVIDGFPIESPDNNVINPAEIESIEVLKDASATAIYGARGANGVIMITTKKGKIGAPVVNYQTWVGMMQNIRQQKMMDPYEFVKYQLEMNPTLYTPIYLKDGKTLEDYRNVKGINWQDQVFRDALGQNHNISLRGGTDKTRYSISGNVFSQDGIIINSGFRRYQGRAVIDQTISDKVKAGINLNYTGTKTFGVFANSTVSGPASGPTASLMYSVWGFRPVTGDSESDGSLLEEPFDPDVDPLSEWRINPIISTRNEYNPAFNNTFISNAYVEIKPLKYFTLRLTGGMTKINIRREIFNNSQTRLGNPKSSAQGVNGSLDNTEITNLLNENTLSYVRTFNKKHSLNVVVGATVQKIRSYRHGFVSTQVPNEALGMSGLDEGIVSTAPNEKTSSALASFLGRVNYTYNSRYLFTVSFREDGSSKFAVGNKWASFPSGAFAWRISDEPFMKDINWISDAKVRLGYGMTGNNRVGDFASYQQMQMFIYSGYSYGNNMEAGIIPNGIGNKTLKWETTGQTDVGVDLGFFNNRIALTADYYKKNTRDLLLQATLPGSTGFLSGIRNVGEVSNQGFEFTLNTTNIQSKKFSWTSNFNISFNRNKVIQLNEGEPSYQSRITWGNFNNAFPYIAIPGKPIALFYGFLFDGVYQYSDFNKLPNGSYVLRDDVPNNTMPRANITPGHIKYKDINGDGQVDNSDLTIIGNPNPKHIGGFSNNFTYGGFDLNVFFQWSYGNDILNANRIEFEGGDVVRNYLNMFKSFENRWTPENQTNELYRVGGQGPQVYSSRTIEDGSYLRLKTVALGYTIPPAVLRRAHIKALRLYAAAQNLYTWTNYTGLDPEVSVRHSALTPGFDWSAYPKARTLTLGLDLTF is encoded by the coding sequence ATGAATGCAAAGATCTTTTTAATGCTGTTGATGTGTATGGTGCTTATCCGGACTACCTATGCACAAACGCAGCCTTCCCAGGGCCAAACGCGCACCATCACCGGGAAGATCACAGACATGGAAGGGGAGCCGCTCCCCGGGGTGACGATTGTCCTCAAAGGCGGCACAACAAATGCCATGACGAACGACGAAGGCGTGTATTCCATCCGCATCGCATCATCTGCCGAAGCGGTGCTGGTGTTTTCCTTCATCGGTTACCACACTAAAGAAGCGCGGCTCGCGCCCACGGCCACGGTTTACAACACCAAACTCGAACCATCCGTAAAAGGATTGAACGATGTGGTGGTGATCGGCTACGGCACGGTGAAACGTAAAGACCTTACGGGATCCGTGGGCGAAGTGAAAATAGAGGACCTGCAAAAAGCACCGGTCGCCAGCTTCGAGCAGGCGCTGGCCGGCAGGGTAGCGGGGGTACAGGTTTCCGCGGCCGACGGGCAGCCCGGCCAGGGCATGCAGATCGTTATCCGCGGCAACAACTCCGTGACGCAGGATAACTCGCCGCTCTACGTGATCGATGGTTTCCCCATTGAAAGCCCCGATAACAACGTTATCAACCCCGCCGAAATCGAATCGATCGAAGTGTTGAAAGATGCATCAGCCACGGCGATCTACGGCGCCAGGGGCGCCAATGGCGTGATCATGATCACCACCAAAAAGGGGAAGATCGGCGCGCCTGTCGTGAATTACCAAACCTGGGTGGGCATGATGCAAAATATCCGCCAGCAGAAAATGATGGACCCCTACGAGTTCGTCAAATATCAGCTGGAAATGAACCCCACGCTCTACACCCCCATCTACCTGAAAGATGGCAAAACACTGGAAGATTACCGCAACGTAAAAGGCATCAACTGGCAAGACCAGGTGTTCCGCGACGCGTTGGGGCAGAATCATAACATCTCCCTGCGCGGCGGAACCGACAAAACGAGGTATTCCATATCCGGAAATGTTTTCTCGCAGGACGGGATCATCATTAACAGCGGTTTCCGCCGCTACCAGGGCCGCGCTGTCATCGACCAGACCATCTCCGATAAAGTGAAAGCCGGCATCAACCTGAACTATACCGGCACCAAAACTTTCGGCGTTTTCGCCAACAGCACGGTGAGCGGCCCGGCTTCCGGTCCTACGGCGAGCCTGATGTACAGCGTGTGGGGCTTCCGGCCGGTGACCGGCGACTCCGAAAGCGACGGCTCACTGCTCGAAGAACCCTTCGATCCCGATGTGGACCCGCTAAGTGAATGGCGCATCAATCCTATCATCTCCACCCGCAACGAATACAATCCCGCTTTCAACAATACGTTTATTTCGAACGCCTATGTGGAAATCAAGCCACTGAAGTATTTCACGCTGCGGCTCACCGGCGGTATGACCAAAATCAATATCCGCCGCGAGATCTTCAACAATTCGCAAACCCGCCTCGGCAATCCCAAAAGCAGCGCCCAGGGCGTCAACGGTTCTCTCGACAATACCGAGATCACCAACCTGCTCAACGAAAACACCCTCAGCTATGTGCGCACCTTCAACAAGAAGCACAGCCTGAACGTGGTGGTTGGCGCCACCGTGCAGAAGATCCGCTCTTACCGCCACGGTTTCGTTTCCACCCAGGTGCCCAACGAAGCGCTGGGCATGAGCGGGCTCGACGAAGGCATCGTGTCCACCGCCCCCAACGAGAAGACCAGCAGCGCGCTGGCTTCCTTCCTCGGGCGTGTGAACTATACCTACAACTCGCGGTACCTGTTTACCGTTTCGTTCAGGGAGGATGGATCTTCTAAATTCGCGGTGGGCAACAAATGGGCGAGCTTCCCCTCCGGCGCCTTCGCCTGGAGGATCAGCGACGAGCCTTTCATGAAAGACATCAACTGGATTTCCGACGCCAAGGTGCGGCTGGGCTATGGTATGACGGGGAACAACCGCGTCGGGGATTTCGCGTCCTACCAACAAATGCAGATGTTCATCTACTCCGGTTACTCCTACGGCAATAACATGGAAGCGGGGATCATTCCCAACGGTATCGGCAATAAAACCCTGAAATGGGAAACCACCGGGCAAACGGACGTCGGTGTGGATCTGGGTTTCTTCAATAACCGCATCGCGCTGACAGCGGATTATTACAAGAAAAACACCCGCGACCTGCTGCTGCAGGCTACGCTTCCCGGTTCCACCGGGTTCCTCAGCGGGATACGGAACGTAGGGGAAGTGTCGAACCAGGGCTTCGAATTCACCCTCAATACCACCAACATCCAAAGCAAAAAATTCAGCTGGACGTCCAACTTCAACATCTCCTTCAACCGCAATAAAGTGATACAGCTCAACGAAGGCGAACCCAGTTACCAGTCGCGCATCACCTGGGGGAATTTCAATAACGCATTCCCCTACATCGCCATTCCCGGCAAGCCGATCGCGCTGTTTTACGGGTTCCTGTTTGATGGCGTGTACCAGTACAGCGATTTCAACAAGCTGCCGAATGGTTCCTACGTGCTGAGAGACGACGTGCCGAACAATACCATGCCGCGCGCCAATATCACGCCGGGCCATATCAAGTACAAGGATATCAACGGTGACGGACAGGTGGACAACAGCGATCTCACGATCATCGGCAATCCCAACCCGAAACACATCGGCGGTTTCTCCAACAACTTCACCTATGGCGGTTTCGACCTGAACGTATTTTTCCAGTGGAGCTACGGGAACGACATCCTCAACGCCAACCGCATCGAGTTCGAGGGTGGAGACGTGGTGAGGAATTACCTGAACATGTTCAAGTCGTTCGAAAACCGCTGGACGCCCGAGAACCAGACCAACGAGCTGTACCGCGTGGGCGGACAGGGCCCGCAGGTGTATTCGTCGCGCACGATCGAAGATGGTTCGTACCTGCGGTTGAAGACCGTGGCGCTGGGGTATACCATTCCGCCGGCCGTGTTGCGCAGGGCGCATATCAAGGCCTTACGGTTGTATGCGGCAGCGCAGAACCTCTATACCTGGACGAATTACACGGGGCTGGATCCCGAGGTGTCTGTCCGCCATTCGGCGCTGACGCCGGGCTTCGACTGGTCGGCTTACCCCAAGGCGCGCACGCTTACATTGGGTCTGGATCTTACTTTTTAA
- a CDS encoding LacI family DNA-binding transcriptional regulator, whose translation MKRHQVTIIDIAKELNLSKSTVSRALTGHKSVKPETRQAVLELAEKLDYQRNMLAISLITKKTNTIGIIVPEFKSSYFPTAIIGAQEVASKAGYTTVICQSDERYETEVANTRVMLANQVDGVLVSITKETLNYDHLKIFQRKGIPIVFFNRVCDEMEVPKVIVDDYDGAYRAVNYLIESGRKRIAHLAGPFSLKISEKRINGYKAALRKHNVPYDEELLISYDLNIEKVKIYVTHLLNLDNPPDAIFAVNDPTAIEAIQVIRKRGLRVPEDIAVVGFSNDFVSGLIDPPLTTVSQPVREIGRTAAQLLIDQINREVADWKTIIKVLKTELVIRKSS comes from the coding sequence ATGAAAAGGCACCAGGTAACCATTATCGACATCGCGAAGGAGCTCAACCTGTCCAAATCCACTGTTTCCAGGGCATTGACGGGCCATAAGAGCGTGAAACCGGAAACACGGCAGGCCGTGCTGGAACTGGCCGAAAAACTCGACTACCAGCGGAATATGCTCGCCATCAGCCTTATTACCAAAAAAACAAATACGATCGGGATTATCGTCCCCGAGTTCAAAAGCTCCTACTTTCCCACGGCGATCATCGGCGCGCAGGAAGTGGCCAGCAAAGCCGGTTACACAACGGTCATCTGCCAGTCCGACGAGCGCTACGAAACCGAAGTCGCCAACACGCGCGTAATGCTGGCCAACCAGGTCGACGGCGTGCTGGTGTCTATCACCAAAGAAACGCTGAACTACGATCATCTGAAGATCTTCCAGCGCAAGGGGATCCCCATCGTCTTCTTCAACCGCGTGTGCGACGAAATGGAAGTGCCCAAAGTGATCGTGGACGATTACGACGGCGCCTACCGGGCCGTTAATTACCTGATTGAATCGGGCCGAAAGCGCATCGCCCACCTGGCCGGACCGTTTTCCCTCAAGATCAGCGAAAAACGCATCAACGGCTACAAAGCCGCGTTGCGCAAGCATAACGTGCCCTACGACGAAGAGCTGCTCATCTCCTACGACCTCAACATCGAAAAGGTAAAGATCTACGTCACCCACCTGCTCAACCTCGATAATCCTCCCGACGCCATCTTCGCCGTCAACGACCCCACGGCCATCGAAGCCATCCAGGTTATCCGCAAACGCGGGCTGCGCGTGCCGGAAGACATTGCCGTTGTCGGGTTCAGCAACGATTTCGTCTCGGGCCTCATCGATCCGCCGCTCACCACGGTTTCCCAACCTGTCCGCGAAATCGGCAGAACCGCCGCCCAGCTGCTGATCGACCAGATCAACCGCGAAGTGGCCGACTGGAAAACGATCATTAAAGTGCTGAAAACGGAGCTGGTGATCCGTAAATCGTCCTGA
- a CDS encoding glycerophosphodiester phosphodiesterase family protein, whose product MKRMLAALFLVFSIPAANAQSSRADSLLNDLRHHPEYVLVAAHRAAHADYPENSVAAIREAIRLGADIAELDVQRTKDGVFVLMHDRTITRTTGQPGSVADYTLEQLQQFPLLHNGQPTQHRIPTFRDALLAAKGEILVDVDFKVDGLDAAKEAYPVIHQAGMAPYVLFFLYDHPDAKVLLAHDARIPILPRVRDAAATRETLGFGKFPALHLDETFYSKAIAEDVRAQGARVWMNALGSFDKEEKVKPGAGFDRFFSSFPLTGIVQTDLPGELVVYLRKKGKHR is encoded by the coding sequence ATGAAACGCATGCTCGCCGCCTTATTCCTCGTCTTTTCCATCCCGGCCGCCAACGCACAAAGCTCCCGGGCCGACAGTCTCCTGAACGATCTCCGCCACCATCCCGAATACGTGCTCGTGGCCGCCCACCGCGCCGCGCACGCCGATTACCCGGAAAACTCGGTGGCCGCCATCCGGGAAGCCATCCGCCTCGGGGCCGATATCGCGGAGCTGGATGTGCAACGCACGAAAGACGGCGTTTTCGTGCTGATGCACGACCGTACCATCACCCGCACCACCGGCCAGCCGGGCTCCGTGGCGGATTATACGCTCGAACAACTGCAGCAATTTCCGCTCCTTCATAACGGCCAGCCCACTCAGCACCGCATCCCCACGTTCAGGGACGCGCTGCTCGCAGCGAAAGGGGAAATACTCGTGGATGTGGATTTCAAGGTAGACGGTCTCGACGCGGCCAAAGAAGCATATCCTGTCATCCATCAGGCCGGCATGGCCCCATACGTGCTGTTTTTCCTCTACGACCACCCGGATGCAAAGGTGCTCCTTGCTCACGACGCGCGCATTCCCATCCTGCCCCGCGTGCGCGATGCCGCGGCCACCAGGGAAACGCTGGGTTTCGGCAAATTCCCCGCGTTGCATCTCGATGAAACCTTTTACAGCAAAGCAATTGCGGAGGATGTACGCGCTCAGGGCGCGCGCGTGTGGATGAATGCGCTCGGATCATTCGACAAAGAAGAGAAAGTGAAGCCCGGCGCAGGGTTCGACCGCTTCTTCAGCAGCTTCCCGCTTACCGGCATCGTGCAAACGGACCTCCCGGGCGAGCTGGTCGTTTATCTGCGGAAGAAAGGCAAACACCGCTGA
- a CDS encoding RNA polymerase sigma-70 factor — protein sequence MSERKEDIGRGLLQAVAEGDERAFSEVFHHFRNKVYAIAYKVTDSEALAEEVLLDVFLKVWLKREQLPQIEHFTAWLFTITRNHLFNLLKQTAMRMQAAPLTGQEDYSFPCSDNPAAILQEKEYRKVLRQAVDRLPPQQKKVYRLIKEHGLKREEAAMELNLSPETVKRHLSDAMQFIRVYCVSHLGAWAALTIVKGIL from the coding sequence ATGTCTGAGCGGAAAGAAGATATCGGGCGGGGCTTGTTGCAAGCAGTTGCGGAAGGCGATGAAAGGGCTTTCAGCGAAGTGTTTCACCATTTCCGGAATAAAGTGTACGCGATCGCCTACAAGGTGACCGATTCGGAAGCGCTCGCCGAAGAAGTGCTGCTGGACGTATTTCTGAAAGTCTGGCTGAAGCGCGAGCAGTTGCCGCAAATCGAGCATTTCACGGCCTGGCTCTTCACCATCACCCGCAACCATCTCTTTAATCTTCTCAAACAAACCGCCATGCGGATGCAGGCCGCGCCGTTGACCGGCCAGGAAGACTATTCCTTCCCCTGTTCCGACAATCCCGCCGCCATCCTGCAGGAAAAAGAATACCGTAAAGTACTCCGGCAAGCCGTGGACCGGCTTCCACCTCAACAGAAGAAAGTTTACCGGCTCATCAAAGAACATGGCCTCAAGCGCGAAGAAGCCGCCATGGAACTGAACCTCTCCCCCGAAACCGTAAAACGCCATTTGTCGGACGCCATGCAGTTTATCCGCGTGTACTGCGTTTCGCACCTCGGCGCCTGGGCGGCCCTGACGATTGTTAAGGGAATATTATGA
- a CDS encoding FecR domain-containing protein: MSRLDELFHKLLSGSCTQQEKQELYALLATPDHDADLQRLLDEAMVSDTSGKAVEDGRAQEILSIILQAQARPARRRSLYRTLRIPAAAAAVLALAYFGIRELRQPSAVDTLAAAKTAEQEILPAAEGAILTLGDGHSISLDSQSQGVIARQGGATVKLSGGALAYDNVQTGEATFNTLTTPRGRVFRVTLPDGSGVWLNAASRLRYPTRFDKSDRTVELDGEAYFEITPMANKPFRVKAGGKTEVLVLGTRFNVSAYGNDAQIAATLLQGKVSVNQRVLQPGEQARIEGTALRVLKADTLQVTAWRNGMFNFENADIREVMNQLERWYDIDVVFENGVPPLRFGGKMERGLTLQQITRILAISDVHCRLEGRKLIITP; the protein is encoded by the coding sequence ATGTCCAGACTAGACGAGTTGTTCCATAAGCTGCTGTCGGGCTCCTGCACGCAACAGGAAAAACAGGAGCTGTACGCCCTCCTGGCCACACCGGACCACGACGCCGACCTGCAACGACTGCTGGACGAAGCCATGGTTTCGGACACCAGTGGCAAAGCAGTTGAAGACGGGCGGGCCCAAGAGATCCTGTCCATCATCCTGCAGGCACAGGCGCGGCCAGCCCGGCGCAGATCACTGTACCGCACCCTCCGCATTCCCGCGGCGGCAGCGGCAGTGCTGGCGCTTGCCTACTTCGGCATCAGGGAGCTGCGGCAGCCGTCGGCCGTCGACACCCTTGCGGCAGCGAAAACGGCCGAACAGGAAATCCTCCCTGCCGCGGAAGGCGCCATCCTCACTTTGGGCGACGGCCATTCCATATCGCTCGACAGCCAGTCGCAGGGCGTGATCGCCCGGCAGGGCGGCGCTACTGTTAAACTTTCCGGCGGCGCGCTGGCATACGACAATGTGCAAACCGGCGAGGCCACTTTCAATACCCTCACCACGCCCCGCGGCCGCGTGTTCCGCGTAACGCTTCCGGACGGATCGGGCGTGTGGCTGAATGCGGCCAGCCGACTGCGGTACCCGACGCGTTTCGACAAATCCGACAGAACGGTGGAGCTGGACGGGGAAGCCTATTTCGAGATCACGCCCATGGCCAACAAGCCTTTCCGCGTGAAGGCCGGCGGGAAAACGGAAGTGCTGGTGCTGGGCACGCGCTTCAATGTTTCCGCTTACGGCAACGACGCGCAGATCGCCGCCACGCTGCTCCAGGGCAAGGTGTCAGTGAACCAGCGGGTACTGCAACCCGGCGAACAGGCGAGGATCGAAGGAACGGCGCTCCGGGTCCTGAAAGCGGATACACTGCAGGTTACAGCCTGGCGGAACGGGATGTTCAACTTTGAAAATGCCGACATCCGCGAAGTCATGAACCAGCTCGAACGTTGGTACGATATAGATGTAGTATTTGAAAACGGCGTACCGCCGCTGCGATTTGGCGGCAAAATGGAACGCGGCCTCACCCTCCAGCAGATCACCCGGATACTGGCCATATCCGACGTGCATTGCAGGCTCGAAGGCAGAAAACTGATCATCACACCATAA
- a CDS encoding TonB-dependent receptor produces the protein MKLMFMLATVLSLQVQARVTAQTISMTGRQLSFKEIFARLEKQTGYVVFYNLSLLDKTRPVNVDARNMPVETFLTTIMSGQPIDYEINNKTITIKERPRAATPSPETSGSQSKAPPVKGRVTDEEGNPLPGATVAVAGTSRGVQTNDKGEFTIEAESKDILFISYLGFERKAIAVKDIKAPLVVKLAASNKSVNEVVVIGYGSVAKKDLTGAVSSVKMSDLADVPVGRVDQMLQGRIAGAEFVSADGEPGSGTTVRIRGTRSITASNEPLYIVDGLMDAITSLNELNPSDIESISVLKDASSTAIYGSRGSNGVIIITTKSGGDKKGKTNFTLRNDLGFSELPRYLDLMNATEFAQLQNDRYYFASTANQTKPLEDYPYPDPLSLGTGTNWTQEITRRAPYHNLTLSATGGDKATQYYFSVNYNNNQGIIKNSGMKRYQVRLNLDRTISQHVKAGVRFNYSNVDRALNNADVGTQTLWYRSTIFLAPTIAAYKPDGSFNDWNSQWYSGTLFDSPLANVILRTNDRLEKSLSSMAYLEVTPIKNLLIRSTISYSDLSRTNDQYTPSTMPSRMNANSGGYAYKSSYAENNLLNENTITYKSTFNRHHNFDAMYGFTVQKRQYNNMTANGQGYFIDDIENNDLGALPSKETINLSSSLETLGRMSHLARANYNYRGRYYLTATMRRDGASNFSADNKWAFFPSAAFKWNISSEPFMERFSKLSTLSFRLSAGTSGNDAISRYQALSRLSSTTGGYLFNGAQPVAYYPSRIANEGLTWEKTTTYNAGLDLSFFNKRLDIVLEAYQSSTSDLLLTVQLPTHVGFGSRLANIGKTSNRGIELTVNHENIRRKNFSWSTSVTAAHNSQRVEDIGGLERVSVYDNPYGAQYMMYGYVKGRPLNALWGMQYAGVWKNTSEIEKNKETKEYASSAVNFYQPGRQRYIDQNKDGVLDNNDLVYLGNADPYVYGGIQNSFRYKKISFSFYFNYSLGGKIYNPTELFMGTGTYLSNQYRYMVNAWHPVRNPTSDFPRADSKDDIPNDRFLHDATFLRLKNVSIGYPVNLSNITGKRLQSLYLALTGNNLYLWKHYNGYDPEVSTQSGGSTIRRMDNGAYPTSRTITFSAELKF, from the coding sequence ATGAAGCTGATGTTTATGCTGGCGACCGTCCTCAGCCTGCAGGTGCAGGCCAGGGTTACCGCCCAGACCATTTCCATGACGGGCCGGCAGCTCTCCTTCAAGGAAATCTTCGCCCGGCTCGAAAAACAGACTGGCTACGTCGTGTTCTACAACCTTTCGCTGCTGGATAAAACCAGGCCGGTGAATGTAGACGCGCGCAACATGCCGGTGGAAACTTTCCTGACCACCATCATGAGCGGCCAGCCGATCGATTACGAAATCAACAACAAAACCATCACGATCAAGGAACGGCCGCGCGCCGCCACTCCCTCCCCGGAGACCTCCGGCAGCCAGTCCAAAGCGCCGCCGGTGAAGGGCCGCGTAACGGACGAAGAAGGAAACCCGCTGCCCGGGGCCACCGTGGCCGTTGCGGGGACCAGCCGCGGTGTGCAAACCAACGACAAAGGCGAATTCACCATTGAAGCCGAAAGCAAAGACATCCTGTTCATCTCCTATCTCGGTTTTGAAAGGAAAGCGATCGCGGTGAAGGATATTAAAGCCCCCCTGGTCGTGAAACTCGCCGCATCCAACAAAAGCGTCAACGAAGTCGTGGTAATCGGTTACGGGTCCGTGGCGAAGAAAGACCTCACGGGCGCCGTTTCCTCGGTGAAAATGTCAGACCTCGCGGACGTGCCGGTTGGCAGGGTGGACCAGATGCTGCAAGGGCGCATCGCCGGCGCGGAATTCGTGTCGGCAGACGGGGAACCCGGATCGGGCACCACCGTCCGCATCCGCGGCACCCGCTCCATCACGGCCAGCAACGAACCGCTGTATATCGTGGACGGATTGATGGACGCCATCACCTCGCTCAATGAACTGAACCCCTCCGACATCGAATCCATCAGCGTACTCAAAGACGCATCCTCCACCGCGATTTATGGATCCCGCGGCAGCAACGGCGTCATCATCATCACCACCAAATCCGGCGGCGATAAAAAAGGGAAAACCAACTTCACGCTCCGCAATGACCTCGGCTTCTCCGAGCTTCCGCGCTACCTCGACCTGATGAATGCCACCGAATTCGCGCAGCTGCAGAACGACCGGTATTACTTCGCCAGCACGGCCAACCAGACCAAACCGCTGGAAGACTACCCCTATCCCGATCCGCTTTCCCTCGGCACCGGCACCAACTGGACCCAGGAGATCACCCGCAGGGCGCCCTACCACAACCTCACGCTGTCGGCCACCGGCGGCGACAAGGCCACGCAGTACTACTTCTCCGTCAACTATAACAATAACCAGGGCATTATTAAAAACAGCGGCATGAAGCGCTACCAGGTTCGCCTCAACCTCGACCGCACCATCAGCCAGCATGTGAAAGCCGGCGTTCGTTTCAACTATTCGAACGTAGACCGGGCGCTTAACAATGCCGATGTGGGCACGCAGACGTTGTGGTACCGATCCACCATCTTCCTCGCTCCCACCATCGCCGCCTACAAACCGGATGGGAGCTTTAACGACTGGAACTCCCAATGGTACAGCGGCACCCTGTTCGATTCCCCGCTGGCCAACGTCATCCTCCGCACCAACGACCGCCTGGAAAAAAGCCTCAGTTCCATGGCCTACCTGGAAGTGACGCCGATCAAAAACCTGCTGATCCGTTCCACGATTTCGTATTCCGATCTTTCGCGGACCAACGACCAGTACACGCCTTCCACCATGCCCTCCCGCATGAACGCCAATTCCGGCGGCTATGCATACAAAAGCAGCTACGCGGAAAACAACCTGCTGAACGAAAATACCATCACGTATAAAAGCACCTTCAACCGTCACCATAACTTCGACGCGATGTACGGCTTCACCGTGCAGAAGCGCCAATACAACAACATGACGGCCAATGGACAGGGGTATTTCATCGACGACATTGAGAACAACGACCTTGGGGCGCTGCCTTCCAAGGAAACGATCAACCTCAGTTCCTCGCTGGAAACCCTCGGCCGGATGAGCCACCTCGCCCGCGCCAACTACAACTACCGCGGACGGTATTACCTCACCGCCACCATGCGCCGCGACGGGGCTTCCAACTTCTCGGCCGACAACAAATGGGCTTTCTTCCCCTCCGCCGCCTTTAAATGGAACATCAGCAGCGAACCTTTCATGGAGCGCTTCTCCAAACTCAGCACGCTTTCATTCCGCCTCAGCGCCGGCACCTCCGGCAACGACGCCATCAGCCGCTACCAGGCGCTGTCCAGGCTTTCGTCGACCACCGGCGGATACCTTTTCAACGGCGCGCAACCCGTGGCCTATTATCCCTCACGCATCGCCAACGAAGGGCTGACCTGGGAAAAGACCACCACCTACAACGCCGGCCTCGACCTCTCGTTCTTCAACAAGCGGCTCGACATCGTGCTGGAAGCTTACCAAAGCTCCACGTCAGACCTGCTGCTGACGGTACAATTGCCAACGCACGTGGGCTTTGGCTCCCGCCTGGCCAACATCGGCAAAACCTCCAACCGCGGGATCGAACTTACCGTGAACCACGAAAACATCCGCCGGAAAAACTTCTCCTGGTCTACTTCCGTAACCGCGGCGCACAACTCCCAGCGCGTCGAAGATATCGGGGGGCTGGAAAGGGTGTCGGTTTACGACAACCCGTATGGCGCGCAATATATGATGTATGGTTATGTGAAGGGCCGTCCGCTCAACGCGCTTTGGGGCATGCAATACGCCGGCGTGTGGAAGAATACTTCTGAAATAGAAAAGAACAAGGAAACGAAGGAATACGCTTCTTCCGCTGTAAATTTCTACCAGCCGGGCCGCCAGCGCTATATCGACCAGAATAAAGACGGCGTGCTCGACAACAACGACCTCGTTTATCTCGGCAACGCCGACCCTTATGTGTACGGCGGTATCCAGAACAGTTTCCGGTATAAGAAGATCAGCTTCTCGTTCTACTTCAACTATTCCCTCGGCGGCAAGATTTACAATCCCACCGAATTGTTCATGGGGACCGGCACTTACCTCAGCAACCAGTACCGGTATATGGTGAACGCGTGGCACCCGGTTCGCAATCCTACGTCCGATTTCCCGCGGGCGGATTCGAAAGACGATATCCCGAACGACCGCTTCCTGCACGACGCTACGTTCCTGCGGTTGAAGAACGTATCGATCGGGTACCCCGTCAACCTGAGCAACATTACCGGCAAAAGGCTGCAATCGCTGTACCTGGCGCTCACGGGCAACAACCTCTACCTCTGGAAGCATTACAACGGTTACGACCCGGAAGTATCGACCCAGAGCGGTGGTTCCACGATCCGCAGGATGGACAACGGTGCTTATCCCACCAGCAGAACGATCACTTTTAGCGCAGAACTGAAATTCTAA